The window ATCGACTTCTCCGAGGCGATGATCGCGCGAGCGACGCGCGAATACGGAAACGTGCCGAACGTCACCTTCGAGGTGCGAGATGTCCTCGCGCCGCTTCCCTACGCAGCCGCGAGCTTCGGCGTGGCGGTCGCCCAGCGCTGCCTGATCAACCTCGCGTCGTGGGAGAACCAGCAGAGAGCGATCGAGAACATCGCACGCGTCATCCGGCCCGGTGGGCTGTTCGTGATGCAGGAGGGGTCACGTCAGGGCCGGCTGGCGCTGAACCAGCTGCGCCAGAGCATGGGCCTCCAGGCCATGCCGGACGTGCCGTTCAACACTGACTTCGATGAAGAGAAGCTGTGGCCCTTTCTCCGCCGTCACTTCGAGATCGTGGACGTCCGCCGGTATGGCCTGTACGACGTGATCGCGCGCGTCGTCCACCCGCTGCTCGTGGCGCCTGCGGAGCCGAGCTACGAGGCGAAGATCAACGACATCGCGCGCAAGATCGCCGGCACGAGCGACGCCGCCGGCGACGTGTCGCGCTGGTTCACGGCGGTCCTGCGGGTCAGCTCTTCTTCCGCATGAACTCCGACACGCTCGCCGTGACGCGGTCGATCTGACCGTCGGTCAGCTCGGGGTACATCGGCAGCGACAGGACTTCCCCTGCGATCTTCTCCGTGACCGGCAGATCGCCCTTCCGGTAGCCGAGGAACTGCGCCGCTTCCTGCATGTGGATCGGCACCGGGTAGTGGATCTGGGTCCCGATACCCTTCTCCGCGAGATACGAGCGCAGTGCGTCGCGCCGACCGCCGGGCACGCGGATCGCGTAGCAGTAGAAGACGTGCCGGCCACCCGCCGGGATCTCGGGCGTGATTATGTCGAGGCCGGTGAGCAGCTCGTTGTACCGCGCCGCGACGGCCTGGCGGCGCCCGGTCCATTCGTCGAGGCGCCGCAGCTTCACGCGGAGGATGGCGGCCTGGAGTTCGTCGAGCCGCGCGTTGTATCCAACGATCGGGTGGTAGTAGCGCATCGACTGACCGTGCTCGCGCAACGCGCGCAGATCGTCGGCGAGCTTGTCGTCGTTCGTCGTGATGCTGCCCGCCTCGCCGTACGCGCCGAGGTTCTTGCTGCAGTAGAAAGAGAAGCAGTTGACGCGTCCGCCGGCGCCCGCCTTGTTGCCGTCGTCAAGTCGTGCGCCGTGAGCCTGCGCCGCGTCCTCGATGATCGTGATGCCACGGTCCTGCGCGAGCTGGCGCAACGGCTTTAGATCGACGGTCCGCCCGTACAGGTGGACTGGGATGATCGCCTTCGTCCGCGGCGTCATGCGTGACGCGACGGAGCTGATGTCCATGAGCATCGACCGTTCGTCCACATCCACGAGGATCGGGCGGGCGTTCGCGTAGACGATCGCCTCGACCGTCGCGAAGAACGTGTGCGAGACGGTGATGACCTCGTCACCCGAGGACACGCCGCACGCGCGGATCGCGAGCTGCAACGCGTCTGTGCCAGATCCAACGCCGATCGCGTGGCTGGTGCCGCAGAACTCCGCCCATTCTTTGTCGAAAGCGCGGACGTTCGGTCCGATCGTGAGCTGCATGCTCTCGAGTACTTCGTCGATCGCCTGGCGGACCTCGTCACGGATCGTCGCGTACTGCGCCTTTAGGTCGACGAGTGGGATCTCCTGTGTCATGACGGTCATTTTGTCGCTCTCCCTTTCACTTCCGCACACTCTCTTCCAGCCACGCATATGCGTGCGGATAGATGCCGACGAAACACGCGAGGTCGGTGATGTCCTCCTTGAGCTGCACGGCAGGATTGCCCGCCCATACCGTGCGCGGCGCGATGCGGCGCTCCCGGACGACGCTTCCCGCGCCGATGAGCGCGTCTTCACCGATCTCGACGCCAGGGAGGATCGTGCTGTTCGCGCCCAGTCGCGCGCGGCTTCGCACGGTCGCGCCTTTCACGCACTGCAGGTAGGCCGGGCACTGTGGGTGCGGGTCGTCGGTGAAGACGACATGCGGGCCGAGGAATACCTCGTCCTCGATCGTGACGAGCTCGAGAAAGCACCCGGTGTGGATCCGCACGCGCGAGCCAACACGGTTGCCGAACTCCAGCGACGCGTGCGTGCCGACGGAGACGTCGTCACCGAGCACGTTGTCCTCTCGGATCGACGCGCCCTGACCTGTTTGAAGGCGGGCGCCGATCCTCGTGCCGGCGTAGATCGTGGTGAAGGGGCGGATGACCGAGTCAGGGCCGATCACCAGCGGGAGCTCGCCTTCTCTCTTTCCCCGTGGGGCCCGACCCAATACAACGTACTCGCCGACGATCGTGCCCGATCCGAGCTCGACGTTGGCAGCGATCACGGCCGTCGGGTGCACGACGACGCCGAGCGAGGTCAC is drawn from Candidatus Limnocylindria bacterium and contains these coding sequences:
- a CDS encoding DegT/DnrJ/EryC1/StrS family aminotransferase produces the protein MTQEIPLVDLKAQYATIRDEVRQAIDEVLESMQLTIGPNVRAFDKEWAEFCGTSHAIGVGSGTDALQLAIRACGVSSGDEVITVSHTFFATVEAIVYANARPILVDVDERSMLMDISSVASRMTPRTKAIIPVHLYGRTVDLKPLRQLAQDRGITIIEDAAQAHGARLDDGNKAGAGGRVNCFSFYCSKNLGAYGEAGSITTNDDKLADDLRALREHGQSMRYYHPIVGYNARLDELQAAILRVKLRRLDEWTGRRQAVAARYNELLTGLDIITPEIPAGGRHVFYCYAIRVPGGRRDALRSYLAEKGIGTQIHYPVPIHMQEAAQFLGYRKGDLPVTEKIAGEVLSLPMYPELTDGQIDRVTASVSEFMRKKS
- a CDS encoding class I SAM-dependent methyltransferase; translation: MSSESIERIKETWEGRAKNTRLHGTYVTMTDRNQRGLEIDEALRYIPVGQRILDVGCGNGYSSAIFAKQAEHIVAIDFSEAMIARATREYGNVPNVTFEVRDVLAPLPYAAASFGVAVAQRCLINLASWENQQRAIENIARVIRPGGLFVMQEGSRQGRLALNQLRQSMGLQAMPDVPFNTDFDEEKLWPFLRRHFEIVDVRRYGLYDVIARVVHPLLVAPAEPSYEAKINDIARKIAGTSDAAGDVSRWFTAVLRVSSSSA
- a CDS encoding DapH/DapD/GlmU-related protein, producing the protein MTSLGVVVHPTAVIAANVELGSGTIVGEYVVLGRAPRGKREGELPLVIGPDSVIRPFTTIYAGTRIGARLQTGQGASIREDNVLGDDVSVGTHASLEFGNRVGSRVRIHTGCFLELVTIEDEVFLGPHVVFTDDPHPQCPAYLQCVKGATVRSRARLGANSTILPGVEIGEDALIGAGSVVRERRIAPRTVWAGNPAVQLKEDITDLACFVGIYPHAYAWLEESVRK